One genomic region from Anomalospiza imberbis isolate Cuckoo-Finch-1a 21T00152 unplaced genomic scaffold, ASM3175350v1 scaffold_969, whole genome shotgun sequence encodes:
- the SH3BP5L gene encoding LOW QUALITY PROTEIN: SH3 domain-binding protein 5-like (The sequence of the model RefSeq protein was modified relative to this genomic sequence to represent the inferred CDS: inserted 2 bases in 1 codon; deleted 1 base in 1 codon): MAPWNFGGSQNGGFGKSRESPQGGGGGGGEEEELDPRIQEELEHLNEANAEINRGELELDAARCRYRRILSDSARKLNSQGSQLGTCIDRARPYYEARRRAKEAQQETQRAALRYERAVGMHNAAREMVFVAEQGMGTGKNRLDPTWQEMLNHATRKVNEAEQERLCSEREHSAXDALCQAAEAEVQRLQKSLRRDIARSRALLRAQGQFNQRLEEHKSRVNSLESAVSQAKLRYSVALRNLEQISEEIHARRFQRILRKKNSGKTPLGPRAAPRTPKSPEFLEKSPEFPEKTPKFLEKSWLEWAEFLAKILEFPVKIPKFSVKVLEFPGKSQLEWEEFLELRVKISEVQQEFPVKVQKSQ, from the exons ATGGCCCCCTGGAACTTTGGGGGATCCCAAAATGGGGGATTCGGAAAATCCCGGGAATCCCcccaaggaggaggaggaggaggaggagaggaggaagagctggaCCCCCGGATCCag gaggagctggagcacctGAATGAGGCCAACGCTGAAATCAACCGG ggggagctggagctggat GCCGCCCGGTGCCGCTATCGCCGCATCCTCTCGGATTCCGCCCGGAAACTGAActcccagggctcccagctgggcaccTGCATCGACAGAGCCCGGCCCTACTACGAGGCCCGCAGGAGAGCCAAGGAG GCGCAGCAGGAGACGCAGCGGGCGGCGCTGCGCTACGAGCGGGCGGTGGGGATGCACAACGCGGCGCGGGAAATGGTCTTCGTGGCCGAGCAGGGAATGGGCACCGGGAAGAACCGCCTGGACCCCACCTGGCAGGAGATGCTCAACCACGCCACCAGGAAG GTGAACGAGGCGGAGCAGGAGCGGCTCTGCAGCGAGCGGGAGCACAGCGC TGACGCGCTGTGCCaggcggccgaggccgaggtGCAGCGGCTGCAGAAATCCCTGCGGCGCGACATCGCCCGCAGCCGGGCCCTACTTCGAGCTCAAGGCCAGTTCAACCAGCGGCTCGag gAGCACAAATCCCGGGTGAATTCCCTGGAATCTGCCGTCTCCCAGGCCAAGCTCCGCTACTCCGTGGCCCTGCGGAACCTGGAGCAGATCAGCGAGGAGATCCACGCCCGGAGATTCCAGAGGATCCTCCGGAAAAAAAACTCCGGGAAAACCCCCTTGGGGCCGAGGGCGGCCCCCAGAACCCCGAAATCCCCGGAATTCCTGGAGAAATCCCCAGAATTCCcggagaaaaccccaaaattcctggaGAAATCCTGGCTGGAATGGGCAGAATTCCTGGCCAAAATCTTGGAATTCCCAgtgaaaatcccaaaattctcaGTGAAAGTCttggaattcccagggaaatCTCAGCTGGAATGGGAAGAATTCCTGGAACTCCGAGTGAAAATCTCGGAAGTCCAACAGGAATTCCCGGTGAAAGTCCAGAAATCCCAGTGA
- the LOC137468014 gene encoding zinc finger protein 271-like, with the protein MQESYESVISLAEEIAISWPRITAFAESHRRRGLGADAAPASPSDNEEEEPPPHPLEKSEIPGTPPAPNPKSPSSPAGAKPGTAEAPNPEPQSRKVPGKRQGKSGARGFKKFPPRNLRCHDCGKALALPKCRRGTERPHKCPECGKSFRLSSSLVTHQRRHSGENPYKCPDCGKSFSVGSAFIQHQRIHAGAAPCRCGVCGKSFPASSGLVKHQKLHLEEKPYKCGDCGKGFNWNSHLERHRRIHTGEKPYECPECGKSFSWSSHLDRHRRTHAAAEPAGRCTECGAGSPEPPECGMPKMPKSPKTPKNRRESAEKPHKCMECGKGFGVAAALAQHRRGHAPGKPYECRECGKSFSWSSHLDRHRRIHMGEKPFRCGNCGKSFSQSSHLERHRKIHREPCRECGKNGGKKGGKSFQKRCRISGEPCGDCGAGSAREEECDECGKNSASGLGSGLGSGLGSNAGNLKDQGTQTGEKPYACPECGKSFAQNSALAKHRRMHTGEKPYKCPECGKSFGVRSNLIKHRRTHLGEKPYKCPECGKGFIQKSDLTKHRRMHTGEKPYECRECGKCFSVSSNLIKHQRIHLGEKPFQCSECGKSFIQRSELTIHRRVHTGEKPYKCPECGKCFSRSSHLNRHQRTHGKAGAAAPALSFSSSSSSFSSSSSSSSSVPAAPAASGGLAFPAFPGSSAVPAALELPWALALPGRAFPGFPVGN; encoded by the coding sequence ACGCCGCCCCAGCCTCGCCGAGCGACAACGAGGAGGAAGAACCGCCGCCGCACCCTCTGGAAAAATCCGAAATCCCGGGAACGCCACCAGCGccgaaccccaaatccccgtcGAGCCCCGCTGGCGCCAAACCCGGCACCGCCGAGGCGCCAAACCCAGAACCCCAATCCCGAAAAGTGCCGGGAAAACGCCAAGGAAAATCCGGCGCCCGTGGCTTCAAGAAATTCCCGCCGCGAAACCTCCGGTGCCACGACTGTGGCAAAGCTTTGGCGTTGCCAAAATGCCGGCGCGGAACGGAACGACCCCATAAATGCCCGGAATGCGGGAAGAGTTTCCGGTTGAGCTCCAGCTTGGTCACCCACCAACGCCGGCATTCTGGGGAAAATCCCTACAAATGCCCGGATTGCGGGAAATCCTTCAGCGTCGGCTCGGCATTCATCCAGCACCAGCGGATCCACGCCGGCGCGGCGCCGTGCCGGTGCGGGGTTTGCGGGAAGAGCTTCCCAGCGAGTTCAGGTTTGGTGAAGCACCAGAAGCTTCACCTGGAGGAGAAACCCTACAAATGTGGTGATTGCGGCAAAGGGTTCAACTGGAATTCCCACCTGGAGCGGCACCGGAGGATTCACACCGGAGAGAAACCCTACGAGTGCCCGGAGTGCGGAAAGAGCTTCTCTTGGAGCTCCCACCTAGATCGGCATCGCCGAACCCACGCTGCTGCCGAGCCTGCCGGGCGCTGCACCGAGTGCGGGGCGGGATCGCCAGAACCGCCGGAATGCGGGATGCCTAAAATGCCGAAAAGTCCCAAAACGCCCAAAAACCGGCGGGAGTCGGCAGAGAAACCCCACAAATGcatggaatgtgggaagggtTTTGGCGTGGCGGCGGCGTTGGCGCAGCACCGGCGCGGCCACGCTCCCGGCAAACCCTACGAGTGCCGGGAATGCGGGAAAAGCTTTTCCTGGAGTTCCCACCTGGATCGGCACCGGCGAATCCACATGGGGGAAAAACCTTTCCGCTGCGGGAATTGCGGCAAGAGTTTTTCCCAAAGCTCCCACTTGGAGCGGCACCGGAAAATCCACCGGGAGCCGTGCCGGGAATGTGGCaagaatggggggaaaaaaggcggGAAAAGCTTCCAAAAACGCTGCCGAATTTCAGGGGAGCCGTGCGGCGATTGCGGCGCGGGGTCGGCGCGGGAGGAGGAATGCGATGAGTGCGGGAAGAATTCGGCGTcgggtttggggtcgggtttggggtcgggtttGGGGTCGAACGCCGGGAATTTGAAGGATCAAGGCACGCAGACCGGCGAGAAGCCGTACGCGTGCCCGGAGTGCGGGAAGAGCTTCGCTCAAAACTCGGCGCTGGCCAAACACCGGCGGATGCACACGGGCGAGAAACCCTACAAATGCCCCGAGTGCGGCAAGAGCTTCGGCGTGCGCTCCAACCTCATCAAGCACCGGCGCACGCACCTGGGCGAGAAACCCTACAAATGCCCCGAGTGCGGCAAAGGCTTCATCCAGAAATCCGACCTCACCAAACACCGCCGGATGCACACCGGCGAGAAACCCTACGAGTGCCGGGAGTGCGGGAAGTGCTTCAGCGTCTCCTCCAACCTCATCAAGCACCAGCGGATCCACCTGGGTGAGAAACCCTTCCAGTGCTCCGAGTGCGGCAAGAGCTTCATCCAGCGCTCCGAGCTCACCATCCACCGGCGCGTGCACACCGGcgagaagccctacaagtgccCGGAGTGCGGCAAGTGCTTCAGCCGCAGCTCGCACCTCAACCGGCACCAGCGCACCCACGGCAAagccggcgccgccgccccggccttgtccttctcctcctcctcttcctccttctcctcctcctcctcctcctcgtcctcggTGCCGGCGGCGCCGGCGGCGTCCGGAGGTTTGGCCTTCCCGGCGTTCCCGGGCTCCTCGGCCGTGCCGGCGGCGTTGGAGCTGCCCTGGGCGTTGGCGTTGCCGGGCCGGGCGTTCCCGGGGTTCCCGGTGGGTAATTAG